GGCCCCCGGTCGACGAAGGACGTGATCGCCCCGGGGTCTCTCACGTTGATCACGTCCGCCGGCAGCGACTGGGGGTCGGTCGCCGGACTCGCGGCGGAGTCCACCGGCGTGGGGATCGAGGTGGTGGAGATGACTACAGACCCGGACCCCGGCACCCCGGACGGGCCCGCGTGCCCGTCGTGGCCGGAGGTGTCCGGAGTGGGAGAACACGGAGCGGTACTGGTGCGCCCCGACGGGCACGTGGCCTGGCGGGCTCCGCACCGCGCCGACGGGAGGGTCCTCGAGGCGGCGGTCCGGTCCGTGATGGCGCTGCCGGAGCCCGCCGGGGTGTGACGTCACCGGGTCCGCCCGGGTGTGTGACACCGGGTTCTCCGGGGTGTGACGTCACCGGATCAACCCGAGCGGGCCCGGGACCGGATCAGCGCGACGCGGCCGACGCGTACTCCCGGGCCACGCCGCACACGGTCCCCTCCGGGCGGTCCCCCACGGCGACGGCGACCACGTCCGCCGCGGAGGTGGCCCCGCGGTCGACGGCGCGGACCACCAGGTCGCGGAGCTCGCGGGGGCTGCCTCCCGTCGCGTCGTGCAGGGCGGACAGATCGGCGGGATCGGTCGCCCTGGACCCTCCGGTCAGGCAGTTGACCAGGTCGAGGCAATCCATCTCGTCCATGGGTTCGATCGGTCTGCGGCGGAAGTCGGTGTGCGCGACGAGCCCGGGCAGCGGCCCCCTGGCGGTGACGATGACCTGGCACCCCGGTGAGGCCGGGAGCAGCGGGAGCACCGCGTCGACCGAGGGGGCATCGTCGAGCACCAGGAGGAGGCGACGGCCGGCCAGACGAGAACGGAACACGGCCGCCATCTCACCGACGGTCGACGGGAGGTCGGACTGCGGCACGTGGAGATCGCGCAGGAACCGCGACAGGTGTCCGTGGGTCGTGCTGCCCGGTTCGCCGAGGTCCACGTAGAGCTGGCCGTCGGGATGGGCGTGGGGGCGACTCGAACCCCAGTAGGCGGCGAGCGCGGTCTTGCCCACGCCGGGGTCGCCGGTGAGGAGCACCCCGCGCGGCCCCCGGTCCCGGTCGCGACCGGTCAGGTCGGAACCGATCAGTTCGGAGTCGAGCAGTTCGGAGTCGAGGAAGGCCAGGTCGTCCGCGCGTCCCACGAAGTGCCGGGGCGTCATGGGCAATTGCCTGGGGTGCTCGGGCCGTGGTGGCGGCCGCATGGCCGGCACGCGCGGGGAGGGCACCCGGTCCTCGAGAATGTGCTGGTGGAGCCGGGTGATCTCCGGGCCGGGTTCGATCCCGATCTCCTCCTGCAGGAGTCGCCGCCCGTCTCGGAACGCGTCGAGCGCGGCGGCGCGGTCCCCGCACCGGTACAACGCGAGCATCAGAAGTGCCCTCAGCTGCTCCCTGGTCGGCTCGTCGGAGACGAGCTCCTGCAACTCGCTGACCACTCGTCGATGACGTCCCTGACGGAGCTCGAGATCCAGGCAGGACTGGAGGGCCTCGAGTCTCTCCTCGCCGAGGCGGAGCGCGTCACCGTGCAGTGCGTGGAACTCGGTGAGCGGCTCCCCTCGCCACAGTCCGAGTGCCTCCCGGTAGGAGTCGACCGCCTCGGGGTCCGTCGCGGCGTTGCGAGCGCAGGCGAGGGTCTTGCGGAAGACCTCGGCGTCCACCCGGATCCCCGCGCCGGGTGAGAGTCGCTCGTCGGCGCCACGGAGCCTGTACCCACCCGGGGAGGTGGCCACCACGGTGCGTCCGTCCACCCCGGCGTTGGTCAGTGTGCGCCTCAGCCGGGAGACGCAGGTGCTGACCTGCGCCCGGGCGGTCTCCGGTGGGTCGGCCGGCCAGATCACGTCGATGAGCCGCTCCGCCGTGACCCCGCTTCCCGGAGCGAGGGCCAACGTCGACAGCAGGGCGCGCTCCCTGGCTCCACCGATGTTCACGAGGTGATCGTCCACCCGGACCTCCAGCGGCCCCAGGACCCCGATGGTCAGCGAGGTGGCGGTCATGTCCGGCTCGCGACCGTCGGAATGGCCGTCGCCGCGTCGATCACCTCGGCCGCGCGCTCGGTCCCTCCCGCGCGGGAGATCCGCTCCGCGATCTCGGCGGCGGCGCGCCGGAAATCCGTTCCGGCGACCCGCTCGACCGCGTGCCGGAGGCGGTCGGCGTCGAGTTCTGCGAGGTCCAGATCGAGTCCCACGCCGATCTCCTCGACCCGCCTGCCCGTGACGCGGTCCATCGCCGAGGTCGCGGTGACGACCATCGGGGTCGCCGTGGCCAGTGCCTCGAGCACCGTACCCATGCCACCGTGGGTCACGGCCACCTCCGCGTGGGCGAGCACATCGATGTGCGGGACCCAGCGGCGCAGCTCCACGTTGCCGGGAACGTCGTCGAGTTCCACCGGATCCAGGGCGTCGGCCGTCGTCATCACCACCCTCCACCGCGTGTCACGGAACGCCTCCATGCAGATCCGGAACACCTCCGGGTGGTCGTTGAACACCGCCCCGAGTGAGACCAGCGCCAGCGGACGGGAGTCGTCCCCCGCCTGCCAGGAGCCGAGGAACGACCGGTCCCCGAGACACGGGCCGACAAAGGTGAACTCGCGGCCGAAGGTCTCCCCCGCCGGTTGCAGCTCCCGCGGCATCGTCACGATCGTGGGTTCCTCGGCGGCCCACCACAGCGCGGCGGGGTCCTCCTCGACCCCGTGTGCGGCCAACACCTCCGCCACCTCCTCGAGGAACGGGTCGATCCAGCTCGGGGCGGCTTCCGACTCCGGCAGCGCTCCGCCGTGCTCCTCGGCCCCGATCGCCCGGAGGTAGGAGTAGTGGGCGTTGGAGGCGAACATCGGTACGAGTTGGACCGCCGGGATGTCCCACACCCGGGACAGGACACGACCGCAGAACAACACCGAGGTGTCGTAGACCACCACATCGGGGACCTCGGTGACGAAGGCGGCCCGCGCGGCGTCGAGCATGAGCGAGGACTCCCGGAGGAGCACCGACATGAGGTAGTCCAACTCCCCCGCGCTCCGACCGAAGTCGTGGTCGCGGTACTCCGAGGCGTACTCGAGCACCTCCGCGCCGGCCTCGCGAGCGATCGCGGCCGTTCTCGGCCCGGTCAGATACGAGACGCGGTGGCCGCGCCGCAGTAGAGCACCCACGACCGCGACGGTGGGGATCACGTGACCGTGGTCGGGGTGGACCACGTAGAGGACGTGTGCCATTCGTCGTTCTCCGTCCGGGGATCGGCTCCACGGCACACGCGGGGCGCACGGCCGTCCGAACTCGTTCCCGACCGACGCTATCCACGAGCGGAGAGCGCGCCGACCCCTAGCGACCCCTAGCAACCGGGGTTCGAGAGGCCGCCACCCCGGTCGCGGCGCGGCCCCACCCCACTCCGACCCCACTCATCGGCCCGCACCGTTGCGACCCGGGTGTCCGGCCGCGCACGCTGGTCCCGACACGGAAGAGATCGAGGTGCAGTGCCGTGAGTACACGACCGTTGGGCATCGAGGGAGCCCACGTGGTGATGCCGCCACGATTCGACGACGAGCGCGGGCACTTCTCCCCGTTCCTCCTCGACTCGCAGCTGCACGAGATCGGTGCCGACGGGATGTTCGCACTACGTCAGGGCGCGACGAGCGTGTCCCGCGCCGGAGTGGCCCGGGGCATCCACTTCACCCGGACACCCCCCGGGACCACCAAGTACGTGATGTGTACCGCGGGGCGCGTCAGGGATTACCTGGTCGACCTCCGGGTGGGGTCCCCGACCCGGGGCGTCGTCGAGAGCGTCCTCCTGGACGGCCACGATCTCACGTGCCTGCTCATCCCCTCGGGCGTGGGGCACGCGTTCCACAGCCTGCTCGACGGCTCCCGGATGGTCTATCTGATGTCGGGGGAATACGTACCGGAGGACGAGCTCGCCGTGGACCTCTACGACCCGGAGATCGGCCTGGACCTGCCCGATCCCCGGGAGGTGGTGCTCTCGGAACGGGACAGGAACGCCCCGTCGGCGGCGGAACTCGAGGCATCGGGAATGCTCCCCGACTACGAGGAGAGTCTGCGCGCCGACGCCATGGCCCGAGGCTCGACGGCCGATCGGACGCCGGCGATCGGGTCGGCCCTGTGAGCCCCACGGGGTCCCGGCGGATGCCCGGGTTCGAGACCGTGGACGAGGTCCTGGGATGGCTCGACGTGCAGCGCGAGCGGATGACCATGACGGCGCGGCCGGTTCCGCTGGAGGACCTGCGGAACTGGCACCTCGACCCGGTGAGCGGCAACCTCGGCCACGAGTCCGGGAAGTTCTTCTCCGTCGAGGGCGTCCGCGTCACCGACCCGGCGGGCCCGGTCCCCGCCTGGGACCAGCCGATCATCCATCAACCGGAGGTCGGGATCCTCGGCATCCTCGCCGACCGGAGTCGCATCGGCCCCACCCGGTTCCTCATGCAGGCGAAGTTCGAACCGGGCAACCCCGGTGGGGTCCAGCTCTCGCCGACCGTCCAGGCCACCCGGAGCAACTACCTCCGCGTCCACGGTGGTCGCCCCGTCCCCTATCTCGAGCACTTCCGCGACGTCGATCCCGAGTCGGTGCTCGCGGACGTCCGCCAGTCAGAACAGGGCGCCTGGTTCTTCCGCAAACGGAACCGGAACATGATCGTCGAGTCCCGGGACGCCATCGAACCGCGCGAGGGCTTCTGCTGGGTGGGCCTCCCGTTGCTCCTGCAGCTGCTCCACGTGCCCGATCTGCTCAACATGGACGCCCGCACGGTGCTCGCCTGCGCGCCGCCCGAGGCGCTCGCCGGGGTGGAGACGGTCGGCGGAGGAGCGCGGTCGGGCTCACTCTCGTGGATCACCGACCAGCGGACGGGCACCGAACTGACCGCCGAGTTGATCCCGCTCAACGAGACAGCTCGGTGGCGCCTCGACGACGGGATGATCCGCCATGACAGCGGGGGCCACTTCACGATCCTCGGCGTGGAGGTGACCGCCACGGGGCGAGAGGTCTCGTCCTGGCACCAGCCCATGCTCGCCCCGACGGGGCCCGGGATAGTCGGGGCCCTGGTGACCCGCGAGGGCGGAACCGTGAGCGTGCTGATGCGCTCGCGCACCGAGCCGGGCTGCACCGACGGAGTGGAACTCGGCCCGACGGTGCAGTGCCAGCCCGACACCCTCGAGCGCCATCCCGAGCGCCTCGCACCGCCGTTTCTCGACCGCTTCCTGTCCCCCGAGCCCGGGTCCGTCCGGTTCGACGTGGTCCAGTCGGAGGAGGGCGGCCGCTTCTACTTCGCGCGCAACAGGTACATGGTCGTGGAGATCGACGGCCGGCTGTCCGCCCCCGCCGGATTCCGGTGGTTCGGCCTCGACGAGATCTCGGACTTCATGCGGCATTCCTTCTACCTCAACGTCCAGGCCCGCAGCATCGCGCTCTGCCTGACGAGCCTCGTCGCCGCCCACGCGTGACGTCCATCGACGAAAGGACCGGATCATGACCATCGGGGTGTGGGGATACCTGGGGGAGTACCACAGCGAGAAGGACGACATCCTCGACGCCGTGGAGACGGTGTTCGCCTCCGGACGACTGGTCATGGGCCCGAGCGTCGAGGCCTTCGAGCAGGAGTTCGCCGGATTCCACGGGGTGGGGCACTGCGTGGGCGTCGACAACGGGACCAACGCCCTGGTGCTGGGCCTGCGCGCGCTCGGTGTCGAGCGGGGCGACGAGGTGATCACCGTGTCCAACACCGCGGCACCGACCGTTGTCGCGATCGACGCGGTCGGTGCCCGTCCGGTCTTCGTGGACGTCCGGGAGGAGGACCACCTCATGGACGTCACCGCCGTCGAGGCCGCGATCACCGATCGCACAGCCTGCATCGTCCCCGTGCACCTCTACGGGCAGTGCGTCGACATGACCGCGCTGATGAGCCTGGCCGACTCCAGGGGGGTCCCGGTCCTCGAGGACTGCGCCCAGGCTCACGGCGCGCGGCAGCACGGCCGTCTGGCGGGAACCTTCGGACGGGCGGCCGCGTACTCCTTCTATCCGACCAAGGTCCTGGGCGCCTACGGCGACGGCGGTGCGGTGATCACCGACGATCCCCAGGTGGACGCCGAGCTGCGGCGACTGCGCTACTACGGGATGGAACGGACCTACTACGTCGTCCAGACTCCGGGACACAACAGCCGCCTCGACGAGGTCCAGGCGGAGATCCTCCGCCGCAAGCTGGGCCGCCTCGACGCCTACATCGACGGACGGTGCGACATCGCGCGCCGGTACCGTGAGGGCCTCGGCGACACCTCCCTGGTGCTGCCCGGGCAGGCCGTGGGCAACACCCACGTCTACTACGTACACGTGGTGCGGCATCCCGACAGGGACCAGATCATCGACGAACTGGGCCGGTGTGGGGTCTCGCTGAACATCAGTTACCCGTGGCCGGTGCACACCATGAGCGGATTCCGGCACCTCGGGGTCGAGCGGGGCTCGCTCCCGGTCACTGAGCACCTCGCGGAGCAGATCTTCTCCCTGCCCATGTACCCGTCGCTCCCGCCGCGGGACCAGGACCGGGTCATCACCGAACTGCGCAGGGTGCTCGGCGCCGGGTAGCGGCCCAGCCTCCACCCGGCGAGCCTCATTCTCGAGCGAGCACGTCGCACGTCTGCCGGAGCCCCTCCTCCAGGCGAGTGCTCGCGATCCACCCGGTCTGCTCGGAGAACGGCCCCGGGTCGACCACCGAGGATCTCGCGTCGGTCGCGGTCGCGCCGTCCGGCGGTTCCACGTACTCCACCGGCACCGGCGTGCGGCCCAGGCGTTCGGCCGCGGCCTGGGCGGCGAGGGTGAACAACCGGGTCAGCGTGACCGCCTCGCCGGTGCCGATCGACCACGGCCGGCCTGCCAACCCGTCCGGAGAGGCGACCGCCCTCCCGACGGCGTCGGCGACGTCCCTGATGTGCACGAGGTCGCGCTCGGCGCTCCCGTCTCCCCAGATCGTCAGCGGCCGATCGTCCAGCGCGGTGCGCAGGATCCCCGCGACGACCCCCCGGCCCACGGTTCCACCCGGCCCGGCCGCCCCGTAGACCGTCGGCAGGCGCAGCGAGATCCCCCGCACTCCCCCGCGCCGGGTCGCCTCCATCAGGAGATCCTCGGCCTCCGCCTTGTGCCGCTCGTACCGCGAGAACTCTCCGTGGGCCGAGTGATCGAGGGAGGCCGTGGAGTCGAGGGAGGTCGCGTGGTTGAGGGAGGCCGCGTGGTTGAGGGAGGCCGCGTGGTCCAGGGAGGCCGTTCCCGGCACCACGACGACCGGCGGTGGCAGAGCCGGATCACGGGCGCTGCCGACTGCGGCGAGAACCGACTCCACGACACCCACGTTGACCCTGCGCGCGGCCACGGGGTCGGCGTCCGCGTCCCGCCAGCTGCCGTGAGGCGCGTAAAGGACCGACACCACCACCACGTCTGCATCGGCGACCAGATCGCGGACCGCCCGGGGGTCGGTGACGTCCGCGGCGTGGCGGTGGACCTCACCCGCCGTGAGATCGGGACCCACTGTGGGTGGACGGCGCCCCACCAGCCGAAGTCGGACCCCGGGGCCGTGGAGACGTCGGGCGAGAGCACCGCCCACGTACCCACCGGCCCCGAGGACCGCGACGGTGCTCGGTTCACACATGGCCCGGTTCAGACACTGTTCGGTTCACACACGGACCGGCTCGGGAGCGGGTTCCGACATCTCGTGAACCCTGGGCACGTACAGGAGCCACCGTCCTCCCGCGTCGAGGAACCCGGTCTCCCGCGCGGTGATCTCCCGAGCGTGGTTCCACGCGAACAGGACCGCCACGTCCGGGTACGGGTCGGGGAAGTCCGCCGAGTCGACCACCGGGATCCGGGACCCCGGCGTGAGCAGACCCTGCTTGGCCGGGGTGTTGTCGAAGATCCTCGGGATCAGGTCGGGTCCGATCCCGCACATGTTGAGTACTGTCGCGCTCTTGGCCGTCGCGCCGTAGCCCACCACGCTGAGCCCCTGCGCCCGGAGGTCGGTGAGCGCCGCGACGAGATCCCGGCGGATATCCGATACCCGGAGCGAGAACGCCTCCAGGGTCGCCGGTTCCGTCAGCCCCGACCGCTCCTCGGCCGCGATCATCACGGTCACAGCGTCGGAGACCTCCCGCGCCCCCGCCCGGGCGAGGGTGTACCGCACCTCGCCACCGTGCACGGGGAGCCGCTCCACGTCCACGAGCTCGAGGCCGTGACGACGCGCGAGCTCCTGTACCGACCGAGCGGAGAAGAGGTAGAAGTGCTCGTCGTAGATCTGGTCGAAGGAGGTCTTCTCGACGATGTCGCCGAAGTACGGGTCCTCGAAGACCATGATCCCGTCGGGCGCCAGCAACTCGTCCACACCGGCGAACACCGAGTCCAGGTACGGGATGTGGCACAGCGTGTTGGCGGCGTAGATCACCGTGGCCGGCCCGTGCTCCCCGCGGATCCGGACGGCGGACTCCTCCTCGAAGAAGTCCCCGAGAACTCGCACCCCCTTCTCGACGGCGAGTCGGGCGACCCCTGCCGAGGGCTCCACGCCCAGGTGGTGCATGCCGGCATCGGCCAGGTGGGACAGCATCGTCCCGTCATTGCTTCCCAACTCCACCACGAAGTCGTCTCCCCGGCCGGTCGTGTTCTCGAGGAACCTCGTGGCGACCCCTTCGAAGTGGGCGCGCATCCCGGCCGAGCCGCCGGAGATGAAGGGGTAGGACTCGTGGAACATCTTGTCGCGGTCCACCTCCTCCATGAGCTGGACCATCGTGCAGTCCAGGCACATGCCCACGGCCAGTCGGAACAGGTACTCCTGCGACTCGTCACCGGGGCGGCGGAACGCGTCGGAGAGCGGCTGCATGCCGAAGTCGTGGAACTCCTGCACTCGTCCGCGGCAGATCGTGCAGGGCTTCGTCGTCATCACAGATCCTTGGGTCATATTTCCTTGGCCTCGAGTCGGTACGGGTCGGTGCGTGGTCGGAACACGATGGGGTGAAGGTGATGGCCAGGTCCGGCGTACTCCGCCCGGCTCCTGGCGATCCCGGTGGAGAGATCCACCCGGCCGCTCACTCCGAGCTTCCGGTAGACCTTGGTCAGGTGCTGTTCAACGGTGCTGACGGTCACGTGCAGGCGTCGCCCGATCGCGCGGTTGGTCAGTCCCTCGGCGGCGAGTTCTGCCACCCGGAGCTCCGCCCCGCTCAGTCTGTGGTCGTCCCCCTCGTCGTCGGGTCCACTGCCGCGTGACGCGCGCCCTCCCGTCGGACCCGGGATTCCGGAGAGCATCCACGGAACGGTGTCACCGAGCACCGACCCGGGGAATCCGGCGCGGAGCGCGACGAGTTCGGCCCGAGCCCGTTCCACCACGGGTCCGTCGAGCCCGCACTGCACGGCCAGACGGTCGACGGCCTGGAGATCTCCCATCGCCGCCAACACCGCGCCGTTCTCCGCCAGGCGCCGTGCCCGGGCGAGGAGGACGCGCAGGTCGTGGAAGGTGGTGGCCATGAGATCGGGGGGACCGGACGGGCCGCTGGTACCGGCGGTATGAACCTCGGCCGCGGCGAGACCCGTCGCCAGTGGGAAGCCGAGAGCCGCGCCCCAACGCCCGCTCGGCAGGATCCGGAACGCCCGGTCGACCAGCAGACGAGCCGCCGGCCGGTCCCCGGTGTGGACGAGCGTGGCGGCGCGCACCGTATGGAGTAGCGCGGACTCGGCCGGGTCCGTGGAGGCCTCTGCGACCACCTCGATGCGGGCCGTCCATCCCGAGAGGTCGGCGTCAGGACGGCGACTCACGAGGGCCTCCACGACGTGTGCGATCGCCTCGGGGACTGCCGGCCCGGAGAGGAGGTCGGCGAGGAGGTGATCGACAGCGGTCTGCAGGTCCACGTCGCCGTCATCAGGACGGGTCACCGCATCGATCAGCGACGTCCACGGGTCCAGGAGCGCGGGGGTGAGATCGCGGACCAGTTCCCGCTCCGGGCCGGTCCACCGTCCGTAGTACCAGGCGTAGGCCAGATGGATCTGGGTGATCACTCTCGGCGTCGGCAGGATGGGTCGGGATCCGAGCCCGGCGATGGCCCGCGTCGCGGCGTCCCGGTCTCCCCGGCGCAATGCGGCCAGCACGACCGGAACGGCAGCGCTCTCGGGCGCACGGTTGTCGGCCAGAAACCGGACGGTCGGTGAGTCCGCGTCACGCGCGGCGGCGGCGCGGAGGTGCTCGGCGGTGCCGTCGATCCTGAACCGCGACCCGTCGATCACCCCCACGGCGCCCAGCGCGTCGAGCAGAGTGCGGGCCTCGGCGTTCGACTTCCCGAGCATCGAGGCGAGGGCCGAGGCGGAAGAGGTGGAGCAGGCCGGAACCATGGCCATTAGACCGCAGAGTTGCTCCGCCTCCGGCCCCAGATGGCGCAGGGCCGAATCGACGCAGCGGAGGTAGGCCCGCCCGGCCCGCAGGGGCGGTCCCGAGCCGTCCGATGTGGCGAGGTCCGCGATCAACGCGCTGGCGAGGGCCGGATTGCCGTTCGCGCCCTCGATGACGGCATCGGTCAGGGGGGCGTCGTCGACGCCGGCGTCCCCGAGCGCCGCACGGACACCCGACGAGGTGATCGGCGGGACGTAATAGACATAGTCGGTGACGTCGGACAGGACGGAATCCGACCGGGCCGCGGGATTCCAGGGCCCGCCCGAGGTGTAGACGACCATCGCTCCCTGCCTGCGGAGCCATGGCCCGCGGTCCCTGAATGCTGCGAGCGAATGCTGGTCCGCGTACTCCACATCATCGACGGCGAGCACGATCGGGCCGTCGGCGAGGAGGGGCGCGAGTGCCGCCAGGACCTGGTCGGGTGAGTCCATCGGCCGCCCCTGCTCCGGAAGGGTCACGGGGGTCGAGGTGTGGCGAAGACCGCCGTCGTCGAATTCCAGCGCGGAGCGGACCAGGTCGAGCACGGCTCCGTCAGTATCCCGGTGTTCGGGAGAGCAGGTGACGTAGACGACGCGGGCACCGGAGGCTCTCGCCCGGTCGACGAAGGCACGGAGGATGGCGGTCTTGCCGGACCCCCACGGGCCCAGGATGGAGCAGACGCCTGCGAAGCGATCACCGGCGGAGGCGAGTGAACCGAGGAGGAGGTCCACGAGCGCAGTACGTGCGTCGTCGTCCATCGGTCCTTCCCTGGCCGGTCGAGATCTGCCGGTCGAGATCTGTTGTGCACGAGCAGACTCGACCACCGTAGGGACCCAGTGCGGTCCCCCGGCGACGTCTGGGAGAACACACGGTGAAGGTGCTGCCAGAAAAAACTCATGTACGCGGAATGCTCCCCGAGTCACCGCGCACCGTCGGTGGGTATCGCGTCCTCGTCGTCGTCGTCGGGGTTCTTCTGGCCACCGGGGCGCGCACCGCGCCGATGCGGGGAGTCGCCAGGGAGGCTGGCGCGCACTGGCCGCCGACGACTCCTCCCCGCGCCTGGTCGCCGCCAGGGTGGAGTACGCGCCCTGATCGGCTTACGTGTCTCTTTTGCCAGGGCTCAGCCAGGGTGTGCTGCGCGTCTGGACCATTCCGGGCGCGCAACCCGGCGCCCTGACGCCTTGCCGGGCACCACGACGTGTACCCCGGTGCCACCACGCGCAGTCCGGCGCCGCGGCGTGCCAGCCGACCCGCGGGCCGTCAGACTCCCCCGAACCACGCCCGACTGAGCTCGGCGTACCGCCCCTCCGAGCGCAGCAGTTCCTCGTGGGTGCCCGATTCCACGATCCGGCCGTGGTCCACCACCAGGATCCGGTCCGCGGTCGCGGCCTGGCTCAGCCGGTGGGCCACCACCAATCCAGCCCTGTCTTTCAGCACCGCAGCCGCTGCCGCGTCGAGGCGTCGGGCACCGGCGGACCCGGCCTCGGCGGTGGCCTCGTCGAGGATCACCACGTCCGGGTCGGCCAGCTCCACGCGGGCCAGGGCGATCATCTGGGCCTGCATCGGATCGAGCGGGTGCCCGCCCTCCCCGATCACGGTGTCGACGCCGTCGGGCAGGTCATCGACCCAGTCCGCCCCGACGGTCTGCAGGGCCGCGCGTACCTCGGCGAGGCCGGCCTCGGGGCGGGGCGCACGGACGTTCTCGGCGATGGTGGTGGCGAAGGAGTGCACCTCCTGGGAGACCATGGTGATGTGCTGCCGCAGGGCCAGCGGGTCGATGTCGGCCAGCGGCACCCCGCCCATGCGGGCGCTCCCGTGGGTGGGCACCACAGACCCGGCGGCGACCAGCGCCAGGGTGCTCTTGCCTGCACCGGTGGACCCGACCACGGCCACCACCTCACCCGGCGCGACGGTCAGGTCGACGTCGATCAGGGCCGGTGCTCCCCCGCCGTAGGAGTGGCTGACGCCGGACAGGTCCAGCGCACCGTGCTGGTCGGTGGCCGACTCGAGCGTGGCGGTGCGCTCGGGCACTGGCATGGTGATCACCCCGACCATCCGGACCAGCGAGGCCCCGGCGGACTGGACCTGGTCGACCATGCCCACCAACGCGCCGATCGGGTTGAACAGCCGGTGGAACAGCAGCGCGGCGGTGGTCACGGCGCCGGCGGTGAGCGTGCCGGCGTCCACCAGGACAAACCCGACGACCAGCAGCAGCCCGAGGACCGTGACCTCGGCGCGGTTGTTCCGGCTGAAGGCGCGGGTGACGAAGTAGAACACCCGGATGGACAGGTCCCGCGCCCGCCCGGAGGCGCCGGTGATCCGGTCCAGCTCGGAGTCCTGGGCATCAAAGGCGTGCAGGGTCCGGGATCCGGTGATGCCGCCGAGGAGCCGGCTGGCACGGGTGCCGAAGGCGGCCCGCTCCGCGGCGTAGATGGGGCCGGACCGGGGCAGGTACCAGCGCAGCGTGGTCCAGTACATGGGCAGCGCGACCAAGCCCACCAGCCCGAGCCTCCAGTCCACCGTGGCCAGCCCGACCCCGGACACGATCACCGTGAACAGCGATTGCACCACCAGCGGGACCACGGCGGTAGCGGCCTGGCTGATCTCGCGGGCGTCCTCGGCCACGCGGGAGACCAGGTCGCCGGTCTCCGTGGTCTCCATCTGCGCCGCGCCCAGGCGCAGGGAGCGGTCCATTACCATCTCACGCAGCCGAGCCACGGTGGGCTCGGTCAGCTGGGCGAGCCAGGCCTGTCCGGCCCAGGTGCAGGCGGCGCCCACGATGCCGGCAGCGGCGATC
This Dietzia psychralcaliphila DNA region includes the following protein-coding sequences:
- a CDS encoding DegT/DnrJ/EryC1/StrS family aminotransferase encodes the protein MTIGVWGYLGEYHSEKDDILDAVETVFASGRLVMGPSVEAFEQEFAGFHGVGHCVGVDNGTNALVLGLRALGVERGDEVITVSNTAAPTVVAIDAVGARPVFVDVREEDHLMDVTAVEAAITDRTACIVPVHLYGQCVDMTALMSLADSRGVPVLEDCAQAHGARQHGRLAGTFGRAAAYSFYPTKVLGAYGDGGAVITDDPQVDAELRRLRYYGMERTYYVVQTPGHNSRLDEVQAEILRRKLGRLDAYIDGRCDIARRYREGLGDTSLVLPGQAVGNTHVYYVHVVRHPDRDQIIDELGRCGVSLNISYPWPVHTMSGFRHLGVERGSLPVTEHLAEQIFSLPMYPSLPPRDQDRVITELRRVLGAG
- a CDS encoding macrolide family glycosyltransferase codes for the protein MAHVLYVVHPDHGHVIPTVAVVGALLRRGHRVSYLTGPRTAAIAREAGAEVLEYASEYRDHDFGRSAGELDYLMSVLLRESSLMLDAARAAFVTEVPDVVVYDTSVLFCGRVLSRVWDIPAVQLVPMFASNAHYSYLRAIGAEEHGGALPESEAAPSWIDPFLEEVAEVLAAHGVEEDPAALWWAAEEPTIVTMPRELQPAGETFGREFTFVGPCLGDRSFLGSWQAGDDSRPLALVSLGAVFNDHPEVFRICMEAFRDTRWRVVMTTADALDPVELDDVPGNVELRRWVPHIDVLAHAEVAVTHGGMGTVLEALATATPMVVTATSAMDRVTGRRVEEIGVGLDLDLAELDADRLRHAVERVAGTDFRRAAAEIAERISRAGGTERAAEVIDAATAIPTVASRT
- a CDS encoding AfsR/SARP family transcriptional regulator, whose protein sequence is MTATSLTIGVLGPLEVRVDDHLVNIGGARERALLSTLALAPGSGVTAERLIDVIWPADPPETARAQVSTCVSRLRRTLTNAGVDGRTVVATSPGGYRLRGADERLSPGAGIRVDAEVFRKTLACARNAATDPEAVDSYREALGLWRGEPLTEFHALHGDALRLGEERLEALQSCLDLELRQGRHRRVVSELQELVSDEPTREQLRALLMLALYRCGDRAAALDAFRDGRRLLQEEIGIEPGPEITRLHQHILEDRVPSPRVPAMRPPPRPEHPRQLPMTPRHFVGRADDLAFLDSELLDSELIGSDLTGRDRDRGPRGVLLTGDPGVGKTALAAYWGSSRPHAHPDGQLYVDLGEPGSTTHGHLSRFLRDLHVPQSDLPSTVGEMAAVFRSRLAGRRLLLVLDDAPSVDAVLPLLPASPGCQVIVTARGPLPGLVAHTDFRRRPIEPMDEMDCLDLVNCLTGGSRATDPADLSALHDATGGSPRELRDLVVRAVDRGATSAADVVAVAVGDRPEGTVCGVAREYASAASR
- a CDS encoding dTDP-4-dehydrorhamnose 3,5-epimerase family protein; this translates as MSTRPLGIEGAHVVMPPRFDDERGHFSPFLLDSQLHEIGADGMFALRQGATSVSRAGVARGIHFTRTPPGTTKYVMCTAGRVRDYLVDLRVGSPTRGVVESVLLDGHDLTCLLIPSGVGHAFHSLLDGSRMVYLMSGEYVPEDELAVDLYDPEIGLDLPDPREVVLSERDRNAPSAAELEASGMLPDYEESLRADAMARGSTADRTPAIGSAL
- a CDS encoding NAD-dependent epimerase/dehydratase family protein is translated as MCEPSTVAVLGAGGYVGGALARRLHGPGVRLRLVGRRPPTVGPDLTAGEVHRHAADVTDPRAVRDLVADADVVVVSVLYAPHGSWRDADADPVAARRVNVGVVESVLAAVGSARDPALPPPVVVVPGTASLDHAASLNHAASLNHATSLDSTASLDHSAHGEFSRYERHKAEAEDLLMEATRRGGVRGISLRLPTVYGAAGPGGTVGRGVVAGILRTALDDRPLTIWGDGSAERDLVHIRDVADAVGRAVASPDGLAGRPWSIGTGEAVTLTRLFTLAAQAAAERLGRTPVPVEYVEPPDGATATDARSSVVDPGPFSEQTGWIASTRLEEGLRQTCDVLARE
- a CDS encoding NDP-hexose 2,3-dehydratase family protein, producing the protein MPGFETVDEVLGWLDVQRERMTMTARPVPLEDLRNWHLDPVSGNLGHESGKFFSVEGVRVTDPAGPVPAWDQPIIHQPEVGILGILADRSRIGPTRFLMQAKFEPGNPGGVQLSPTVQATRSNYLRVHGGRPVPYLEHFRDVDPESVLADVRQSEQGAWFFRKRNRNMIVESRDAIEPREGFCWVGLPLLLQLLHVPDLLNMDARTVLACAPPEALAGVETVGGGARSGSLSWITDQRTGTELTAELIPLNETARWRLDDGMIRHDSGGHFTILGVEVTATGREVSSWHQPMLAPTGPGIVGALVTREGGTVSVLMRSRTEPGCTDGVELGPTVQCQPDTLERHPERLAPPFLDRFLSPEPGSVRFDVVQSEEGGRFYFARNRYMVVEIDGRLSAPAGFRWFGLDEISDFMRHSFYLNVQARSIALCLTSLVAAHA